ttcttcttcttcttctctgacaaTGAGATCAAATAGAGTTGTGGGTTTCCAATAATTTTTGTTATTTGAACCTTCCAAACAAAGGGTttaaataaattttgtttattttttttgttttccattCTGGGTGATTgttgagaaaaaaaagaaagatggcACCTTCATTTGATTGGTGGTCAAATGATAGTAATAAAGGAACTCCAGTTGTGGTAAAAATGGAGAACCCTAATTGGTCTATGCTTGAGATAGAACCAACTTCTGATGATGATATGCTACCAGGAGAACACCAACATCATCATCGTCGTCGTACTGGTGATAAAAAAGGAAGAGGGAAAAATGCTAAACAACTAACATGGGTTCTTCTTCTTAAAGCTCATAAAGCTGCTGGATGTTTAACTTCATTAGCTTCTGCTACTTTTAATTTTGTCGGTGCGATTCAACGCCGGGTAGCTTCAGGTAGAACTGATTCAGATTCGTCTAATGAGATCGGAGGCGGTGGTATCATTGAGAATCAAACTGTGAGAAAAAGgttttatttcttcattaaagTCTTCTTATGGTTATCAGTAGTATTATTAGGGTTTGAGATTGCTGCTTATTTTAAAGGATGGCATTTGGGTTCACCTCAATTACAGTTGGAATATCTGATGGAAAGTGGTTCTTATGGAGTTAAAGGACTGTTTGATTCAATTTATTCTGGATGGGTTTTTGTTAGAGTTCAATATCTTGCTCCACCTCTTCAATTCTTAGCCAATTTCTGTATAGTATTGTTTCTTATACAGAGTTTAGATCGATTGATTCTCTGTTTGGGTTGTTTCTGGATCAAAATTAAGAGGATCAAACCTGTTCCTAAACAAACAACTAGGATTAAAGATGTTGAATCAGGTGATAACACTTCAGAAGGTTACTTCCCAATGGTTCTCATTCAGATCCCTATGTGCAATGAAAAGgaggtaaatttttttttttttttttttaaattcccaTTTCTTAGCTTTATAAATTTTTTAACATGATTTTCTAGTTCTAGTTATATTGATTTGATTCACTAGATGTCCTTAAAATATGAGGTGTATTGCTAAGATCCAAGTGATTGTGATTGTGCTTGTAATTTATATTTTGATAGAGATTTTGGTCTGactttgattttttaaatttgttATTAGGTTTATCAGCAATCTATTAGTGCTGTCTGCAATATAGATTGGCCCAAGGAGAAAATGCTTATTCAAGTTTTGGATGATTCTGATGACACTGCAACCCAAGTGCTGATCAAAGAGGAAGTTTATAAATGGCAGCAACAGGGTGCAAACATTGTTTACAGGCATCGGGTTCTTAGAGATGGATATAAGGCTGGAAATCTCAAGTCTGCTATGAATTGTAGCTATGTCAAGAACTATGAATTTGTCACCATCTTTGATGCTGATTTTCAGCCAACCCCAGATTTTCTGAAGTTGACTGTCCCGCATTTTCAGGTATAGAATTTGTTGTGTACTTCATGGATTGCGTTTTTTTGTTTCCGGCATCTTCTTGAGTTGCCTCAATTATGAAGGCTTGGTTATGCCCGCGCTAATTGTGTTGAAACTTCTTGTGTCACAGGATAATGATGATATTGGATTGGTTCAGGCAAGGTGGTCATTTGTAAACAAAGATGAAAATTTGCTCACTAGATTACAGAACATTAACTTGGCGTTCCATTTTGAAGTGGAACAACAAGTAAATGGGCATTTCTTAAATTTCTTTGGGTTCAATGGAACTGCTGGTGTTTGGAGGATCAAGGCATTGGAGGATGTTGGAGGGTGGATGGAAAGGACCACAGTTGAGGACATGGACATTGCTGTCCGGGCTCATCTCCATGGTTGGAAGTTTATCTTCCTTAACGACGTTGAGGTATATTACCATCTTATTTTATTAAGTTTCAAATGTAACTCACTCTTTGGATAATTCCATACGGGCACATTACTAatcatttttgttgttttatcTCTCTCTAGTGCCAATGTGAAATACCAGAATCGTATGAAGCTTATAGGAAACAGCAACACCGTTGGCATTCTGGTCCCATGCAGTTGTTTCGCCTCTGCTTCCCTGACATTATTAAAGCCAAGGTATATAAATTCTTGAATCTAATTAAGTTCTCGTCATTCTTTGGTTTCTATCCTCTAGCATGGCTAAACACTCGGGTTAAAATGATAGGGTTAGTGTTAGGATCTTCCATATCTGCTAGACCTGTTTCTCCCTAAGGGTAAGGCTGATATGACCAGTTGAACTGCAAGGAAACCGTAAGAATGATGTGTTATCAGTCCAGTCACAGTCCATGCTCAATCCGCGGACCATTAATCTCTCATGCACCCTGTAGCACCTTTTTCTCCGACCTTTCAGTTTTGTTTAAAAAGTGATTGTTTGACAGTAAATTCTGCTTAAGTTGTTGTAGTTTGAGATTAATTATGTCAAATGAATTATCAACCTCATATTGCTAATCTACTCATTGGATTTGATGCAGATAAGCTTTTGGAAGAAATCCAACCTAATTTTCCTCTTCTTTTTACTGAGGAAATTGATTCTCCCCTTCTATTCTTTTACTCTATTCTGCATTATTCTCCCAATGACCATGTTCATCCCAGAAGCCGAGCTTCCATCTTGGGTTGTCTGTTACATTCCAGCCACCATGTCATTCCTCAACATCTTGCCAGCACCTAAATCCTTCCCCTTTATAGTCCCATACCTCCTATTCGAGAACACTATGTCAGTAACAAAGTTCAATGCTATGATCTCCGGCCTTTTCCAGCTAGCTAGTGCTCATGAATGGGTGGTCACTAAGAAATCAGGCCGTTCTTCCGAAGGTGATCTTCTTGCTTTGCTTGAGAAAGAAGCACCAAAACAGCATCAACAGCGAGGAAATTCAGTACCGAATCTTGATGCATTGGGTAAAGGGGAAACTCGAAAACAAGAGCAGAAGGAGGCTAAGAAAAAGAAGCACAACAGAATATACACCAAGGAGCTTGCTCTTGCCTTCCTTCTTCTAACTGCGGCTGCAAGGAGTTTGCTATCTGCACAGGGTATACATTTCTATTTCCTACTTTTTCAAGGAATAGCATTTTTACTAGTGGGTCTCGATCTAATTGGTGAACAAGTTGAGTGAGTTATCAGAAAGAACAGTAAAAAAAGTATTAGAAGGCTAAAACAGACTCGTTTAAACTTTAAACATAGCCAGGCAGTGGTGGATGGATGCCCCAGAAGACACGAAGATAGTAAGAGTCTGTATAACTGTTGTTACTGTTTCTAATTCTCATTCCTGGCCGGTATTGAGAAAAAGAGGCTCTATCTTACAGAGAGTAAAAAGAATTACTCTTTGGAGAAGGTGAAAAAGGTGTAGATAGATTGGTTTAGTTGTTTTCTCTGTAAGGTGCATTTGATTATTTTCATTTTAGTTTCAAAATTCTTTTGTaagaaattttttgtttctttttagttACAGAATCAGGAAGGAAATGATTCAAGAATTTCCTACCTACTATGTTGTAATTTTCTATAAATTTCTTATACAGGAAGAAACAAGCAAAACACTTAAAACTCTTCTTGTAAAACTCGATCAGAGTTGTTATAATATTGTTCAAACTATGGATTATGTAATCCTCGGTTCCCGATCCTCTGTATTATTATTAGTATACATGAAGAGATGAACCAGCCAGTTATAGAATCATATGCACGCAGGCCAAAAAGCTTGACATGTTCACATTTGCTTGAATGGTGAATGAAATCACATTCTAGGAAAGCAAATGAGACATAAAAGTAACCTGAGAGGTAGTGGAAGTTTGGGAAGGAGCCTTGGTTTCCTCGGATGTTGGGGTAGAGTGAGAATGTAAAACATATCTGCCCAATCAAGCTTTTGGTCTTCTGAATGAACAAAAGCTTGTCCATATCCTTCCAGATCTCCTTCTTCCTGGCAAAATTTCATTTTCTCATccaaagagaaattgaagaaatcttgaatttctgatttCACTTTCTCTACCAATGAACTGTCAACTCCATGGTTTACCACCTACATTCAGAAAACTCTAGTTACTTCTAAATCATAAAAATGACTTGGGTGCTATACTGCTTTGTTGAATCCAGGCCATAACTAATCCACATTcaaaactaacaaaaattatattgtcAAAGGCAAGAGGCGCCGGCGTTCTAGGCGCACGATCCTTAAAGTGGCCAAATTGGGAGCCTCACCAACAATGAGCCCAAGGTGCCTAATTCATGAGCAATTTACCTGTAATTAAGCGCCCCTAATGCATGAGACCACCGGCTTGACGCCTCGCGCCTCttacaacattaaaaaaaaaaaaaccatacaaAAATTATAGCGGGAGTGCCATGTATGTACCTAAAAGAAACCCCATTCTTTGCAAGCAGAGTGAAGCTTGTTCAATATGGGTTCTGGAGAAAGTAAATTTTGCAAATTAATAACAGGTACCGTTTGATCTATCATACACATACCGGAGATATTATTACTCCAGATCATTACGTCTGTACCTAGCTGGGATCTTTGCAGGTGATTGTTTGGCCAATTCCTGAACACTAGGTACAGACAAAGAACCACCAAAGTTCATTATTTTTGGTGTCTCCATGAATTCCCCTTCCGCTATATCAGAATATACTCAGTCACTCTTTCTATTGAAATCAAGGTTATCTGTTTATCGAGAAATGAGTTTGGATTTATGGAGGAGGAGAGTGAGTTGACTCTGAAAGACATCATCTTTGTCTATCTACCGAACACCACTGAGAAGAACAAAGTGAGTGAGTGTGTAATTTGTTGTCATCAGTCACATTGTTGCGCAACCAACACTAACCATTTTAGTACTGGGCCTGAGCAACTATATGTACTCCGTTTATATGGACTCGGTTTATTTGTATCTTCGGCTAATTAAGAAGTGAAACCTACTGACAAACccagttttctgtttttttccAGAGAGAAATCCACGATAAAAAAACTTAGTGCACACACCCATTTTCTGAGAAAAAATTTCTCTCGCGCCCATATTTCTCAAAATCAGTTGTTAGCTTCTTTTTCCTTCGTTTGTTTTTTCTTGTGCTTTCCTTCTCCCTTTGTCTTCTCTTTCCGTGTCTTTGAAGAAGAGGGTAGATTAATTTCCCCTTCTATTAAGCTTCGTAATCTAAAACTAGATCCACTATTTTCTGAAACATATATACTGCGAAACCTTGTTAAATCTTAAAACCCTGAAGCTTCGCCTCTAACCAAGACGTCGATAAGGTACACCACCAATTCCGACTCCCTAATTAATTCTGAACCGGAAGCAACTGAGAATTGTATGTATATTTGAGTTGTGACCAATAAATGTTTGTAGAAATGTCAATACGATGTTAACATTAAGAAGTTATTATAATAATTATATAATAGTCTGGGTTGTTTCCCGTTTCAAAATTTATGCAACAAAGGAAGTATTAATTTCCGAAGAAGAGTCATGACTACTTCAACCATTTCCCCCACCAAAGAAGCAGGTAAGCTCGTTTGTTGACTCACTCATTTTAAGTGTTCTTAATCATTTTTTTGCACTGTTGTttgaatatttttattgattggtCGTGGTAATGGTGGTATTTTTGTAGACATGtgaagaaaaagagttgttagtgATTATCGGAGGTCGAGTAGATGGAAAACACGGAGCTATTAGAGCTAAAACTATTGCTCCTCATTTGGGAGTTTTAGTTATCGAGAAAGCCAAACTTTTAACATTACTTACTTTTAACATTACTTACTGTCGACATAAGTTTATTTGGTGACAGAAATTTTGAATGTGcaatcaattttttcaaaaggaaaaagaaaaaggaatagtGAATGTAAATTTGAGAGACCACTAACTAACTTTGCACACCTTTTCCCATTTCATCTCTAGTTGTATGTAAATTATATTTTTTGCTTTGATTTGATTTGCAGGTGAAGATTTTAGGTGGAGGGAGATGCAATGTAACAAACTGGCAATGTAAATATTTTGCGCCTTCGATTATTCGTTGCAAGTTGTGCTGATCTTTCCCTTTAAACTGTCTTTTTTAGGAGCTTTTGGACCGAAATCAAAGCCTCACTTTTCAACACTTGTCCTGGATAGCATTACCACCTCCACCTCCTATTGAAGGTAAACTACTTTACTTTGCTCGATCTAAGAAAGTGAAGCTTAGCTTTGACCTCACTCTGCTCCTAATGAGTCCGTTGTTCTCGATTTGTAGATTGTACGTCAGTGTCATGCACAGAGTCGTTTTTGAATACACCTCCATGAGaattttgtggttgtgtttgGCCAATGCAAGTTGGACTCCGTTTTAAGGTTTCCTTAATTACCTAGAGAATTGGAGTTATGTGATGAGTTCAAGATAGTTATTgcaagaagaagttacaggaaatGATTTGCTGTCGGGAATCAATGTATGATTGTTGTGCAATACATGGAAAGAGAAGTACTGATTATTATTGTGtaatacaaggaaagaaaagcACATAATATGTTTTGCATATATAAAAATAGCTAtataatatgttatgcatttaTAAAAATGGATGcgtaacctattatgcatctacaaaatttgttgcataacttgttatgcagtccagaaaacggttgcataacacgttatacaacaacttttttgtcactattaaAACTAGCAAaataaagactgcataacttgtcatgcacctacaataatatctgcataacatgttatgcagttgcgaaaatagatgcataacctgttatgcatccaaaaatacggctgcataatgcattatgcatcgagaaaatagatgcataatgcattatacatctattttttttttatgtaagcaCTAATACAAtgactacataacttgttatagatgcataactttgttatgcagatgcataatttgttatgcagtcgagaaaatggttgcataattcattATGCGTCTGCAGAGTGTGTTATGcttcttttttggtggctgcataatggttatgtatcaagttttcgaacattttgcctaaaatgatgatacCTCTGATTTTTTCAtgaattttcttttttgatatttttgtttgtactcgttgtgtagctctcttaaagagatttccaacgatataaaatttgtaaaattccaaggcgcggatttttagatatattatatccaagttgcgttgccaattatacccatgaaaaattaggctgcataacgagttatggctggaaaaatagtatgcataacaagttatgtattgattctttataatttcagataattttgggtgtcacagtatctaaaattaattgtgagcatgacaataagaatattattttttttttgggcctgcgcctaattttcctaGTTAAGAATCTTGTTTTCAGGAatacaaaatcattttcctatctagggtgggtttataaggggcgTCCTAATAGTGAGTAGATTACTAAGTTACCCTTAATTATTTTAAATTACTTAAATGTCCTTCACCTAAATTTAAAACGTAAACctaaactaatccaaattcaaaaTATACTAACAACGAAGGAAGGGTAACCCTGCTGTATGTACAAAGGAAGTATTAATTTCCGAAGAAGAGTCATGACTACTTCAACCATTTCCCCCACCAAAGAAGCAGGTAAGCTCGTTTGTTGGCTCACTCATTTTAAGTGttcttaatcatttttttttgcacTGTTGTttgaatatttttattgattggtCGTGGTGATGGTGGTATTTTTGTAGACATGtgaagaaaaagagttgttagtgATTATCGGAGGTCGAGTAGATGGAAAACACGGAGCTATTAGAGCTAAAACTATTGCTCCTCATTTGGGAGTTTTAGTTATTGAGAAAGCCAAACCTTTAACATTACTTACTGTCGACATAAGTTTATTTGGTGATAGAAATTTTGAATGTGcaatcaattttttcaaaaggaaaaagaaaaaggaatagtGAATGTAAATTTGAGAGACCACTAACTAATTTTGCACACCTTTTCCCATTTCATCTCTAGTTGTATGTAAATTATATTTTTTGCTTTGATTTGATTGGCAGGTGAAGATTTCCGGTGGAGGGAGATGCAATGTAACAAACTGGCAATGTAAATATTTTGCGCCTTCGATCATTCGTTGCAAGTTGTGATGATCTTTCCCTTTAAACTGTCTTTTTAGGAGCTTTTGGACCGaaatcaaagcctcactttccaACACTTTTCCAAGCTAGAATTACCACCTCCACCTCCTAATGAAGGTAAACTACTTTACTTTGCTCGATCTAAGAAAGTGAAGCTTAGCTTTGACCTCACTCTGCTCCTAATGAGTCAGTTGTTCTCGATTTGTAGATTGTACGTCAGTGTCATGCACAGAGCCGTTTGTTAATACACCTCCATGAGCATTTTGTGACTGTGTTTGGCCAATGCAAGTTGGACTCCGTTTGAAGGTTGCCTTAATTACCTAGAGAAATTGGAGTTATGTGATGAGTTCAAGATAGTTATTGAAAGAGCAAGTTACAGGAAATGATTTGCTGTCGGGAATCAATGTATGACTGTTGTGCAATACATGGAAAGAGAAGTACGGATTATTATTGTGTAATACAGGGAAAGAAAAGCACATAATATGTTTTGCATATATAAAAATAGCTAtataatatgttatgcatttaTAAAAATGGATGCGTAatctattatgcatctacaaatttttttgcataacttgttatgcagtccagaaaacggttgcataacacgttatacaacaacttttttgtcactattaaAACTAGCAAaataaagactgcataacttgtcatgcacctacaataatatctgcataacatgttatgcagttgcgaaaatagatgcataacctgttatgcatccaaaaatacggctgcataatgcattatgcatcgagaaaattgttgcacaatcttttatgcatcgagaaaatagatgcataatgcattatgcatctattttttttatgtaagcactaatacaatggctacataacttgttatagatgcataactttgttatgcagatgcataatttgttatgcagtcgagaaaatggttgcataattcgttatgtgtctgcagaatgtgttatgcatcttttttggtggctgcataatggttatgtatcaagttttcgaaaaattttcctaaaatgatgatacctccgattttttcgtgaaaaataaaaatttgatattgttgtttgtactcgttgtgtagctctcttaaagaGATTTCCAAcggtataaaatttgtaaaattccaaggggCGGAGTTTTAGATATAtcatatccaagttgcgttgccaattatacccctgaaaaattaggctgcataacgagttatggctgaaaaaatagtatgcataacaagttatgtattgattttttataatttcagataattttgggtgtcacagtatctaaaattaattgtgggcatgacaataagaatattattttttttgggcatgcgcctaattttcccagagaagaaacctgttttgaggcatacccattttttttgaggcatactcattcattatactATCTAGGGTGGGTATATAAGGGGTGTCTACAGGTactgcaattacctatatatccttaaacaatttaaattatcAGAGTGCCCTTATCatcaaaaacataaaatcaaaaatcaaaataaactttaaactcaaacatcttggactcaaattcaatcaagaaattgatcaagcaaagcaaacacgaatgaagtgagcgatgttggagcgcgaaatccaaatctcaattgctcttatatgtattttagaatgtatgtgtaacaaacccatcttgtttttgattgattttattttgtttgatcaatagaatatgatttcaaagatgaaattagggttttcagaagatcagttcggctgatcttggagtatcaattttgagccgaacctagtgtatgatttagagaaacactatgttcggctaatgcgactttgctagattttgttcgaatcagccgaaccaaa
This DNA window, taken from Papaver somniferum cultivar HN1 chromosome 3, ASM357369v1, whole genome shotgun sequence, encodes the following:
- the LOC113356622 gene encoding probable xyloglucan glycosyltransferase 12; translation: MAPSFDWWSNDSNKGTPVVVKMENPNWSMLEIEPTSDDDMLPGEHQHHHRRRTGDKKGRGKNAKQLTWVLLLKAHKAAGCLTSLASATFNFVGAIQRRVASGRTDSDSSNEIGGGGIIENQTVRKRFYFFIKVFLWLSVVLLGFEIAAYFKGWHLGSPQLQLEYLMESGSYGVKGLFDSIYSGWVFVRVQYLAPPLQFLANFCIVLFLIQSLDRLILCLGCFWIKIKRIKPVPKQTTRIKDVESGDNTSEGYFPMVLIQIPMCNEKEVYQQSISAVCNIDWPKEKMLIQVLDDSDDTATQVLIKEEVYKWQQQGANIVYRHRVLRDGYKAGNLKSAMNCSYVKNYEFVTIFDADFQPTPDFLKLTVPHFQDNDDIGLVQARWSFVNKDENLLTRLQNINLAFHFEVEQQVNGHFLNFFGFNGTAGVWRIKALEDVGGWMERTTVEDMDIAVRAHLHGWKFIFLNDVECQCEIPESYEAYRKQQHRWHSGPMQLFRLCFPDIIKAKISFWKKSNLIFLFFLLRKLILPFYSFTLFCIILPMTMFIPEAELPSWVVCYIPATMSFLNILPAPKSFPFIVPYLLFENTMSVTKFNAMISGLFQLASAHEWVVTKKSGRSSEGDLLALLEKEAPKQHQQRGNSVPNLDALGKGETRKQEQKEAKKKKHNRIYTKELALAFLLLTAAARSLLSAQGIHFYFLLFQGIAFLLVGLDLIGEQVE